agtcctcgatcctaatttctctggttgcgcaggagcgagtatttctcccgatacttcgcttgggtttctaatcgacccacccaaaaccgattagtggcgactccgttttaaaattaatttgcaggttaaaaacttgaaccattaagtcgtgaattggtggacttagGAGAGTctgggcttaataaattcagccgagccattagcctcttAGGCGCTCGCCCCGATGTGGGcgccgaaagaaaaaaagaggtcgcgacaagaAAGACTCGACCTCGCCTTGACTGGGCGAGGCAACCTCACcaagccaccggcaaggctctgCCTCGCTTGGGCACCATGAGGTTAGTGTCGATTGGTTGAGTTTCACTGTGGCTGAGTGAGGCACCCGGCGAGGTTGTCGAGCCTCATTTGGCAAGCAATCGActaggggaagaagaggagaaagagaaaaagaaagaaaagcaaagaaaagaataagaaaaaaagagaaaagacttgtttcttgagttgttttcaggaacaaagaagtaaatttttttttttttgtttcttatttctgttcctaaTTTACTTTTGGAAACAAATTTATTACTGAGAATAAAAATCTATATAAACAGatttctattatatttttattcccgtgaataaaaaattttaaaaataaataaactaggGCGTTACCAAATGCTCCTTTTGTTGCTGCAAGAATATCCTTTGGCCGATTCCAAGAGGGTGACCCTGCAAGATTCTAGATTTTATCGAGCGTGCAacggaggaaaaaaagaaagttgcgTGTCCCCTTGGCAATTACGAGCTCAAATCTCATCTCAAGTCAACCATTTTCTAGAGGAGGGAGGTTGAGTAGGAGCTAATAAAAGACGGTGCCGGCCGTACTTAGGCCGCAGTTTTCGTGCTTATACGACTTTAACTTCAGACACGACAAAATGGCGAAGCTAATTCAAGGTCAAATGAAGAAATTTCGTTCTCTGTACTCAGTCTTATTTTCAATACACGATAAGTAATCTTTTTTAGATTACCCTACCATTCTCTCTAATAGTACTATTGCCTACTTATATTGCAGTACTAAGTGCCCTACAATATTCAAATTAGATTAAGCTTGAAAGAAATGAATCCATTATTCACCTTCCGGAAAGATGTCGGTTCTCGTGGCCAGTCGACAAAAGCATCGCTATAGTAAAtggtgttttttttcttttgattgataTGATATGTTATCGTATTATTAGACTAATATAAATCTCATAAATTGCTGTTCCTCTTATCTTTTCCCACTTAATACGGCTGGTATTTGCCAATGCTTTGATTAGTTGGGGTTCATCCAGTGACCACAACTTGAGCTCTGAAATAAGTATCATatgcaaagaaacaaaatgcGACAAGGCAATCATCATCATAGTGTATGTAGGAATAGTAACATTAAAGGCGTCAGATTGGTTCATGAAATTGATTTGTGCAGTTTTATATGACGTTTGATACTATGCCATAACAAAATATGACCAATTTAAATTAACATTAACATTTAACATGTCTTGTAATGTTGTTAGGACTTAGGAGTGTCGAGGGGTAATTACTTGGTAACGTCGTTCTCTATCAACTGTGACGATTTTAATCTGATTATATCGGGTAATTATAGACTCACACAGGTCTGTGGTCTTCGGAGTCATAATCGTTGAAGTTTGTGACGGTTTTAATCTGATCATATCGGGTAATTATACACTCACACAGGTCTGTGGTCTTCAGACTCATAATCGTTGAAGTTTGTACGTTTGAGATGATGAACTAACAGGCGAAgcacttcttttcttgttctacAAACCTGGACTATAATTTGCTTTAGCTTCATTCCTACGTAGCACCATTTGTGTTTCCGATTGTGTTCAACTAGCATTTCAGGTAACCATCACTTAATTTGACTGGAAATCGGCTTACTTCCTATTTCTTATAAACTTTATATGCTATCGCAAGTTTACTAtgacaaaaaatagaaatagctTCATTTCATACGGCAAGAGGGGAAGGGGCATGAATGAGACGAAGGTACTATCGTATAccaatatataatttgtataggTCCATGTAGTATTTGCATCAATTTGAAAAGGTTTAGTTGATTTTGCAGAAATATGCCGAGAGAAAATCCGTTAAGGGGCTCCACTTTCTAGAGTTGATCTTTGAATAGGTCTACCGGATAAGCTAGACTTCTGAGGCAAATGGTGAAAAGTAAAGTTTACTAAACATCGAAGTTTGACTAGTTTTTTTTTAGGTCGAAAGGTTTGACTAGTTAGCAAATACTACCTCGTACTTATTTGTGTTCTTCTTCACATGTATGATtgtagaactttttttttttttttttaaattgtagaAGACATTACGTGGTTACACCTTGCATATATTTCAATGCATTTTTTCTTTGTGGGTTCAGacatatttttcaataattagtCAAGTCTAGAAGCTCCTTCAATGAGTGTGTAGACGAATTTATTGATTGAGAGTTCAATCCAAAAACTTAAAATGATAGATGAAGAGAGAGCACATATTTATAAAAAGCATATAAATATTGTAAACAAACGATGTTGGATACTTTGACACTTCTCTCGCATGCAAGCTGAATTTACAACAAGAGGAATTTGATGATTTAGGAGTTGtacacatgaaaaaaaaaattggagtagaaattgaatctaataccatattagaaagtccactcaaaagtttaagcaCATAGGTAGAAGGAGATCTGCATGTATATCTAAAGCATAAAAACCACATATATAAGTGATCCCCAATATTTTAATAGAAACGAACATATTTCTTGTGTGATTATTTGTTATTGCTAAATACAGTGATTTCCAACATTAGCACATAAAataatgtaacaaatttataattttggtGATGATTGGTTCATCGGAGCTTGACCCAGGATGGATCCCCTTAGATAATAGCAGATAACACTCCATTTGACTGGTAAATTGCGTTTACTGGGCAAATCGGAATTTTATAATTCTAGAGAGTTGGTGATTTTAGGTAATCATGCACGTTTCTAGTGTCCTCTTTGTAAGTGTCGCTGATTGTGTCAAACTTCTTCTGATCATGTGGCAACTCTTATGCTACGAAGAATTATCTATTCCATCTCTGGCATAGTAAAACACATCACGCAGTTGTGAAATACCCATATGATTTTGAATTTCGAACAAGATCGTATATAAATTGTGTGTCATTTTCCTATTGAATACAGTAGTTCTTTCGTAGAGCGTATCTTGCGCTTGTAGAGACATACGAATCAGTAATATGTTGAATCAATCAAAGCCTGTTGTCTCGCCCCTAATTCAAGAGGGATCATCTGCGGCTTATAGGTTTGGAGTAAGGACTGCAATTATGAACACAAGAAACTTTTTCTAAGAGTGGACAACTGGAAgagttttttaaattatagAATGGGATTTTAATAGTACTATAGAAtctattgtttttgttttatgaCATTGTAGTATAGTTATGAAGATCAGCGTGGCctcattcaattaaaataattaatagtttaaaatatcatgaaatttcattacACCATAaagcaccgcctctctctctctctggagttctccagacctctctctctttactctccagatttctctctctctctctctctctctctccagacgATTCTTCAGCCGTAATTTACAGGCAATTTTCCTGTCCAAAGAGAAGCCGCAATTGTTGACAAATGGGTCAACGagttgcaataaaataataggaAGAAGAGAtagcaataaaataataagaagaagagataTTTGGTGACCGAAGTCGGTGAACGTGCCGACTTTacctcctataaataggggctCTTGCCTcttgtgtgtgcgtgtgtggtGGTATGGAGTGCCTGCGTGAGGTGCGTGTAGTGTAAGTGTAGAGAGATAAAGAGTGAGTGGCTGTGTGTGCAGGGGTCTTGAGAGTGTGTTGTGTGCTATGTATGCGTGTGAGTGTGAGAGAAATTGTGTAGAGCTGTCCGAGTATTGTATGTGGTGTCAGGAAATATTGTAATAGTGAAAGTCATATTTCGTGAGTTATATTTGTACCACGTTTCCGCAAGATTCAACAAGTGATATCAAAGCAGGTTGTCGGAGACCATGCGAAGACAGTGAACCAGTGGTCGGGGACCATTGTAAGTGAGCAGGCGGTCAAGGATCATCGAGCCAAGGAGCAGAGCATGCAGGAGTTCTACCAGTGCACAATCTAGGATTGTGAAGTCGGTTGGTCTAGGACCAGGTTTACTTGGTATAGTGCGGGGCATTATACTCAAGTCACGATGGCAGATTTCTCGAGTTCGGTAAACGGCATAGAGAAGCTCAACAACTTCAATTATAATAATTGGAGTACCCACATGCGGTATTATTTGCTTGGACAAGATTTATGGGATATTGTTGGCGGCAACAACACCACACCACCCACAAATGATAGTGATTTGATAAAGTAGAATGTCAAATCAGGTAAGGCTCTTTACATTCTAACTGTGATtgttgaaaatgaattattgcAATACATAAAGAGTGTGAAGATCCCAAAGGAGGCCTAGGATAATTTGGCGACGCTATTTGTGAGGACAAATGATGCCAAGTTACAATGCCTGGAGAACGAGCTCCTTTCAATCTCGCAACAAAGTATGACGGTAAGTCAATACTTTTCTAAAGTTAAATCTATTTgcgaagaaatttcaaaattagatcctCAGAATGCCATCTTTGagacaagaatgagaagaataataattcaCGGGTTAAGACTAGAGTATAACGGTATTGTTATGGCAACCCGTGGATGGGCAAATGAGCCAACTCTAACAgagttgaaaaatatattggcCAATCAAGAGGCCTTAGATAAACAAATCCCTAAGGTCACAATTAAAGAGGATGAAAGTGCCCTCTTTAGTAATAAAATAGGGTTCAAGGGACATAATAGAAATAGAGCAGGTGCAAGAGATGGCAAACCATGGAAAAGTCATGAAGATTGGCGGAGGCAACTAGATGAGAAGGGTTATCAGCTAGGGGGAGCTCGTCAAGATCGCGACGACAATGACGATGAAGACAAGAGCAACAAAAGTCGTAGCAAATGGTGCTACGTTTGTGGCAAGGTAGGATATATTGCCATATTCTGTTGGTACAGGCGGGAAGAAGGAAATGTCGTCACTTCTTGCAAGAAGGAGAttgaaagcgaagaagaatGGGACTTTCAAGCGCCTATTGCAGTGAAGGAATGAGAAGAGCTTGCAATCGCTTGTATAATTGAGTTGGATAATTCGACAGGTTCTATCACGACCCCGAATAAGAGCAAGCCAAGGGAGAATTCAAGGAATCAACTAACAACACCAACAAGCAGTCGTGAAAAGAAACTGCAAGAGATGTAGGAGATGATAAGGAAGCTAAAAGTTGAGAAGGCAAGGATGGAGAATATGTTGAAGAAAAGGGATGAGATGATAAGGCAGAAGGATTGAGAGCTCAAGGCAAAAGAAAGGGAGCTAGAGAAGTTCCGATGTGAGTTTAAGAAGTTGCAAAAGCTTCAGGACCTCAAGCCCGCTATGATATTCCCAATTGGTCATACTGAGAGAgacaaggagaaaaagaaaggtttcTTTGAGAAAAGGAGGCCATCTACACCCTACATCTTGTGGTGCAAGGATCGGTGGAATAAGATCAAGGGGAAGAAATTTTATGAGGAAAAGGACCAAGAGGTCTACATTGAAGTGCTTCGGATGGGATTGAATCGGTTGAAGCATGAAATGAAAGTCACGAATAAGAGGGTTGATCGGATGAGTTCCAatctcaaaattcttagagGAGATATGTTGAATACAGAGACCAAATTGAGtgaaatgaaggaaaaggaGACTAAAGCACAAGTTGAATTGACACCGCAGAAACCCAAGCTTCAAAAAGTCCGATGGAAAGTCACAGCAAGAGAAACAATTGAAGATGGAGCCATAGAGCCATCCACATATGAGGAAGCTTCACAATATGCTGAATGGAGGAAGATAGTTGAAGAGTCCAAAAGCAATATCGGCATGGCTACTATATCTAAATTAAGAGAGAGTAGTtggtgagggggagtgttagaaaaagcaccgcctctctctctctctggagttctccagacctctctctctctctttactcctccaaatttctctctctctctctccagacaATTCCTCAACCGTAATCTACAGCCAATTTTCTTGTCCAAAGAGAAGCCTCAATTGTTGACAAATGGGTCAACAActtgcaataaaataataggaAGAAGAGAtagcaataaaataataagaagaagagataTTTGGCGAGGGAAGTCGGTGAACGTGCCGACTTTgcctcctataaataggggttcTTGCCTCTTGTGTGTGCGAGTGTAGTGGTATGGAGTGCATGCATGAGGTGTGTGTAGTGTAAGCGTAGAGAGATAAAGAGTGAGTGGGTGTGTGTGCAGGGGTCTTGAGAGTGTGTCGTGTGCTAAGTATGCGAGTGTGAGAGAAATTGTATAGAGTTGTCCGAGTATTGTATGTGTTGTCAAGAAATATTGTAATAGTGAAAGTCATATTTCATGAGTTATATTTGTACCACGTTTCCGCAAGATTCAACATGATCTACCCGTGATGGCATTGAAACTCAAATAAAAAGTCTATTTGTAGAAGTGAATACAAAATATATTGGGTTCCCCCTAAAAATAGCATGATGGGCTATCGTATatgtttgtttctttctatAGAGAATCAAATCATGGACGTCCGTAATATCCCAATTTTGAATGGCATTGTTTCTCAAGTACTTCACACTTCTAGAAAGAATAAAGGTATCTGCAAATGTTACCACAAGTTGAATAAAAAGTCACAAGTAAAACCCTTGAGATACAATCAAGAATGCCGATCATCCCAAGTGGAGCATTGGGATATTTACTCACCCAGAGTATCTCCTGCTAAGAACTTCTGAATGATGCCCAGGTCTGGACATTGGTAGCCGTGTCCCACCCGCTGTTCGGGCCTCCGACCGTGTAGCTAGCTGCCGCGGCTAGTTCGATCAGCAACGCCGCTACGACGAAGCAAGTCAATGATCGGAGAGTTgccatttctaatttttgtcaCAGGATTGGAGAAGAGAGGCCCAATGGGAGGTCCTGAATTGGCAGCTCTGTCTTGGCGAGGGCGCTTGTATATATAGAGATAGGAGGAAGCAGAGAAAGTGGATACAGAGAGTAAGTAATATTATCTTTCACGAGTTGTTGATCGGGGTTGATTTTGACATCTTAAGAGCTTCTTGGCTCGTGACAGGTTGTTCACCAGATTTGGAGATCTAATCGACTCgttaatcttttgtttttctcccttCGTTGACTTGGCTTGCATTCCATGTTATCCCTCTTGTGGCAATACCCATTCATTGAAGTTGTCATAACGCGAAGGAGCGATCATCGGACTACTCACGATCTTCATGTAACAACGACTCGGTTCGGACAGACAACACCCCCCTCTTGAGCGATGAAGCTGGCGTTTGGATCGAGCTTGATGACCGAGGACCCGGCGTTGCGGTGTTCTGTGCTTTGACCGGAGAGGTTAGGATTTGTTCCAAGGGAAGTTGGTGGTGATCACCATCCATGTGCAGAAACTattgactttttcttcttcgtaTGTATCGCACGATTCAACAAAGTTGGCGAGCACGACCAATCAATGATTTTGCGATAAAATAAGAGCAGAGGTGGACGTTTACTTGATACGTCCTTGATTCActactataattttttttttttggtaaaaggtaagaaatatattaagaagAGCCAAATGTACAAAAAGATCTCGACACCAGTAACTTGCACTCCAAATGTAGTAacaaaagaagtggaagggtgACGAGATGCAAAAGCCGCAGAGGCGGCACAACAACTACAACAACAAGGCCAAACTAAGCACGGCTAGCTCGACCGGCTATCAAACAGAGACAAAAGCAAAGAGGAGGCCAGCGTCAGATCAAGGACCTACGGGTCCCCATTGAAAATAATCGGGTCTAGGCTCCAACTTCTCTGCAGCCTTCTGTTTATGAAATTGTCTTCGACGTTCCTGAAGGTGATAGCCTTGTCTCGGACCACTTTGAAGAGGTGGTTCTTGATGGCCGGAATTGAGAGAGGCtggtctctaaagatgatgtcattcctatttttccaaatgatgtGACACAACGCGCCAAAGGAAAAACGGGCTATGCACTTATAGAAATCTTTCCCCATCAAATAGGTAGTTGCCCATCTGAAATTCTCCCCCCAACCTCTGTTGCGCCGGGGTAAATTGCATCTGgacgcccaaaagaaagcaacgcTAGCCGTGACATAGCAGTCAAAAAACAAGTGGTCAAGAGAGTCAGGCACATTCTTGCAAAACGCACGGGCAGCATTCCCAATTATACCATAGGCCAGAAGGAGGTCCTGGGTTGGAAGCCTACGCTTGGCCATGAGCCAAAGATTGAGTTGATATCGAGGCACTATGGCGTTGTCCCATACGAAGGAGTACCAGTGGACCTGCGTCCTCTTCTTCCTGATGAAGTTCCACGCCGATGCCATAGTGAATTGGCCCGAAGAGCTTTCTCGCCAACAGCAACGATCCGGGTCATTCGTCAGGATCGGAAGAGGTTGCCCCCACGATTGAAGCACCAACCTGAGAGCTTGGCCAGCATATGAGAAGAGGTCAGCAACACAAGCTTGTCTAGAGAGCCCTGAGCTATAGATAAGAGAATCTGAGAAGAACAGGTTCAAGGGCCCTCTAGGGTGCCAGTTGTCAAACCACAGAGAGGTTGTTTGGCCATCGCCAATTTTCCAGTAGAATGCCATCCTGAAATTCCTTCTTAGGGTCAACAAGCTCTTCCAGGCTCAGGATCCAGATGTTGGCTTCCTAGCAACccaaaaattcttgttttttaagaACGTGGAGTGGACCCATCTACACCATAGCGCTTCCTTGTCGGAAAACAAGATCCAAATATGCTTTAGCATGGAAGCTTTATTGCAATCTTGGAGCCTCCTAACACCtagccctccttcatcctttggaAGGCAAACTAGTCTGAAAAGGGCCTATCGTGTTCTTCAAAGTTAGGGCCACCCGATTAGCTAGCACCTTTGTAATACACTTGTAGATAGTGTTGCAGCAGGCGATAGGCCTATAATCCTCCACAGAAGTGGCGTTGAGCACTTTCGGAACCATTACCAAGATGGTATTGTTAACCTCCCTCAAGAGTTTAACGGAGTTGAAGAAATCCAACACTGCAGTCGTTAATAAAGGACCAACCGTGTCCcagttttctttgaaaaactcCGCTGTGAAGCCATCCGGCCCAGGAGCCTTTCCCTTAGGCAAAGAGAAGATAGTGTTCCGGATCTCCATCTCTGTAACTGGTTGAGCAAGAAGTGCAGCCTGATCAACCGAAAGTGGATGTTGAATAACCTCCCTCAAGTCCTCTAGCGAAGGTCTAATAATCTCCCCTTGCGGCATCAAGAGGTCCTCAAAGAACTCTA
This region of Eucalyptus grandis isolate ANBG69807.140 chromosome 8, ASM1654582v1, whole genome shotgun sequence genomic DNA includes:
- the LOC104417121 gene encoding uncharacterized protein LOC104417121 — protein: MAFYWKIGDGQTTSLWFDNWHPRGPLNLFFSDSLIYSSGLSRQACVADLFSYAGQALRLVLQSWGQPLPILTNDPDRCCWRESSSGQFTMASAWNFIRKKRTQVHWYSFVWDNAIVPRYQLNLWLMAKRRLPTQDLLLAYGIIGNAARAFCKNVPDSLDHLFFDCYVTASVAFFWASRCNLPRRNRGWGENFRWATTYLMGKDFYKCIARFSFGALCHIIWKNRNDIIFRDQPLSIPAIKNHLFKVVRDKAITFRNVEDNFINRRLQRSWSLDPIIFNGDP